A genomic stretch from Deinococcus multiflagellatus includes:
- a CDS encoding chemotaxis protein CheB, which translates to MTPLPVVVIGASAGGIEALMPLVAGLDPALGAPVCVALHLSPHVPSLLPDILGRAGPLPATQAQDGEPARPGHIYVAPPDHHLLLDGERLAVTRGPRENRFRPAVDALFRSAAQARGPGVIGVVLSGAMDDGASGLWTIQRRGGVAVVQDPQDAAFDSMPRSALAQVTADHVAPAHALGPLLSALVAARGAPQEARRMTDDERARLDLEVRLARQGPASPTDVSALGPYSPFTCPECHGAMVQIEEGGALRFRCHTGHAYSAPVLLAELSQAIEQKLYETRRVMDEGILLLGRLGQRLPPAQAQALLSQAQSVQARANILTDLAMSHAPLAGDGP; encoded by the coding sequence ATGACACCTCTGCCCGTCGTGGTGATTGGCGCGTCTGCTGGCGGCATAGAGGCCCTCATGCCGCTGGTGGCCGGCCTGGACCCGGCCCTGGGGGCGCCCGTGTGCGTGGCGCTGCACCTCTCGCCGCACGTTCCCAGCCTGCTGCCCGACATTCTGGGCCGGGCGGGCCCCCTGCCGGCCACCCAGGCCCAGGACGGCGAGCCGGCGCGCCCGGGGCACATCTACGTGGCCCCCCCCGACCACCACCTGCTGCTGGACGGCGAGCGGCTGGCGGTTACGCGCGGGCCCCGGGAAAACCGGTTTCGCCCGGCGGTGGACGCCCTGTTCCGCTCGGCGGCGCAGGCGCGCGGGCCCGGGGTGATCGGCGTGGTGCTGTCCGGCGCCATGGACGACGGCGCCTCGGGGCTGTGGACCATTCAGCGCCGGGGCGGCGTGGCCGTGGTGCAAGACCCGCAGGACGCCGCGTTTGACAGCATGCCGCGCTCGGCCCTGGCGCAGGTGACGGCCGACCATGTGGCGCCCGCCCACGCCCTGGGCCCGCTGCTGAGCGCACTGGTGGCGGCCCGGGGAGCGCCGCAGGAGGCACGCCGCATGACCGACGACGAACGCGCCCGCCTGGACCTGGAGGTGCGCCTGGCGCGCCAGGGTCCGGCCTCACCCACCGACGTCTCTGCCCTGGGGCCCTACTCACCCTTTACCTGCCCGGAGTGCCACGGCGCCATGGTGCAGATTGAAGAGGGCGGCGCCCTGCGCTTCCGCTGCCACACCGGCCACGCCTACAGCGCCCCGGTGCTGCTGGCCGAACTTTCACAGGCCATTGAGCAGAAGCTTTACGAAACCCGCCGGGTGATGGACGAGGGCATTTTGCTGCTGGGGCGCCTGGGCCAGCGGCTGCCCCCCGCCCAGGCCCAGGCCCTGCTGAGCCAGGCCCAGTCGGTGCAGGCGCGCGCCAATATCCTGACAGACCTCGCCATGAGCCACGCCCCCCTGGCCGGAGACGGGCCCTAG
- a CDS encoding KGG domain-containing protein — MTNGNGNGSGGNGGNEGKGNGGGGGRGFAGMDPERQREIAAEGGRAAHASGNAHEFTSEEAREAGRKGGQASRGGQGGSGGGEERSGQRGGSSEQHAEAGRQSHKND; from the coding sequence ATGACCAACGGCAACGGAAACGGTAGTGGCGGCAATGGGGGCAACGAAGGTAAGGGCAACGGCGGCGGGGGCGGACGCGGCTTTGCCGGCATGGACCCCGAGCGTCAGCGCGAGATTGCGGCTGAAGGTGGCCGCGCGGCCCACGCCAGCGGCAACGCCCACGAGTTCACCAGCGAGGAAGCCCGCGAAGCCGGGCGCAAGGGCGGTCAGGCCTCGCGCGGCGGCCAGGGCGGGAGTGGCGGCGGCGAAGAGCGGAGCGGTCAGCGCGGCGGCTCCAGCGAGCAGCACGCCGAAGCCGGGCGCCAGAGCCACAAGAACGACTGA